The DNA sequence CGGGTGGCGTTCGGCCACCGCCGCCTCAAGATCATCGACCTGTCCGACGCCGCCCAGCAGCCCATGGTCGACCCGGCCCTGGGCCTGACCATCGTGTTCAACGGCTGCATCTACAATTACCCGGAACTGCGCGCCCAGCTCGAAGGGGAGGGCTACCGGTTCTTCTCCCACGGTGACACCGAGGTGATGCTGAAGGCCTACCATGCCTGGGGGCCGCGCTTCGTCGACAAGCTCTACGGCATGTTCGCCTTCGCGATCTGGGAACGCGAGAGCGGCCGGGTCGTGATGGGCCGCGACCGGCTGGGCATCAAGCCGCTGTACCTGGCCGAGACGCCGGGCATGATCCGGTTCGCCTCGACCCTGCCGGCCCTCGTCGCGGCCGGCGGCATCGATACCGACATAGACCCGGTGGCGCTCCACCACTACATGAGCTTCCACGCCGTCGTGCCGGCCCCCATGACCATCCTCAAGGGCGTGCGCAAGCTGCCGCCCGCGACGCTCCTCACCATCGAGCCGGACGGGACGAAGCGCGAGGAGGTCTACTGGACCGTCAAGTTCGGCCCGCAGGCCGGTGACGGAAGCCTGTCCGAGAGCGACTGGCAGGACCTCGTCCTGGAGACCCTGCGCAAGGCGGTGGAGCGCCGGCTGGTGTCCGACGTGCCGGTCGGCGTGCTGCTGTCGGGCGGCCTCGACAGTTCGATCATCGTGGCGCTGCTGGCCGAGGCCGGGCAGCACGGACTCCAGACCTTCTCGATCGGGTTCGAGACCGTCGGCAACGAGCGCGGCGACGAGTTCCAGTATTCCGACATCATCGCCAAGCGGTTCGAGACCGACCACCACAAGCTGTTCGTGGACAGCAGCCGGACCCTGCCGGAACTGCAGAACTGCGTCTGCGCCATGGCGGAGCCGATGGTCAGCCACGACGCGATCGGCTTCTACCTGCTGTCGCAGGAGGTGGCGAAGCACGTCAAGGTGGTCCAGAGCGGGCAGGGGGCCGACGAGATCTTCGGCGGCTACCACTGGTATCCGCCGATGATGGAGAGCCGCGACCCCGTGGCGGACTATGCGCGCGTCTTCTTCGACCGCGACCAGGCCGAGATGGCCCAGGTGCTCGACCCGCGCATGCTGGGCGACGACTACAGCCGCGCCTTCGTCGAGCGCCACTTCGCCCAGCCCGGCGCCGACCGGCCGATCGACAAGGCGATGCGACTCGACACCAACGTCATGCTGGTGGACGACCCGGTCAAGCGGGTGGACAACATGACCATGGCCTGGGGGCTGGAAGGCCGCGTCCCGTTCCTCGACCACGACCTGGTCGAGCTCGCGGCGCGGGTCCCGCCCGAGCTGAAGATCGCCGAGGGCGGCAAATACGTGCTGAAGGAGGCCGGGCGCCGCGTCGTCCCGTCCGAGGTGATCGACCGGCCCAAGGGCTATTTCCCCATGCCGGCCCTGAAATACCTGCGCGGACCCTACCTGGACCTCGTCCGCGACGTGCTGAACGAGCCCAGGGCGCGCGAGCGCGGCCTGTTCCAGCGGGACTACGTCGATCGCCTGCTGGCGGAGCCGGACAGCCACATCACGCCGCTCCGCGGCTCCAAGCTCTGGCAGGTCGCCCTCTTGGAATTCTGGCTCCAGACACACGGCATCTGAGCATGACCCAGCCTCCCAACCCAAGGTCCCAGCATCGCCTGGAGCGGCGCAATGCGCCGTCGCTCCGCAACTGGTACTCGCGCGACCAGCACCATCCCGACCAGACCGGCTACGAGGAGAACGCGACGGTCGATTGCGGCTGGGGCCGGCTGCTGTTCGCCCACACCTTCCCCGACCTGCCCGAACTGGCCGGGGCGCTGCGGGAGGAGACGCAGGGACGGCGCGACATCGCGCTGTACCTGCGCGACCCGCACGTGGCGCTGTCGCTGGCGCCGCAGGAGCTGTTCCTCGACCCGTCGCACACCTACCGGCTGTGGTTGGAGAACTACCGGCCGAGCCGGCGCCGGCCGCGCGGCTTCACGGTGCGCCGGCTGCGGACGGTGGAGGACGCCGAGGCGATCAACCGCATCTATGCCAGCCGCAACATGGTGCAGGTCCCGCCCCACTTCTTCCACGACAAGCGCAACAGCCGGGTTCTCACATACTTCGTCGCGGTCGACCAGGCGACCGGCAACGTGATCGGCTCGGTCACCGGCGTCGATCACGGGCGCGCCTTCAACGACCCGGAGAACGGCTCGTCCCTGTGGTGTCTGGCGGTCGATCCGCAGGCGTCATTCCCCGGCATCGGCGAGAACTTGGTGCGGACGCTGGCGGAGCATTTCCAGGCGCGCGGCCGCAGCTTCATGGACCTGTCCGTGATGCACGACAACGTCAATGCCATAGCCCTCTACGAGAAGCTGGGGTTCCAGCGGGTGCCGGTGTTCGCCTTGAAGACGAAGAACTCGATCAACGAGAAGCTCTATGTCGGGCCGCCGCCCGACGAGACGCTTAACCCCTACGCGATGATCATCATCAACGAGGCCCGGCGCCGCGGCATCGGGGTCGAGGTGGTGGACGCCGAGGGCGGCTATTTCACCCTCAGCTACGGCGGCCGGTCGATCACCTGCCGGGAGAGCCTCAGCGAGCTGACCACCGCGGTCGCCATGAGCCGCTGCGACGACAAGGCGGTGACGCGCCGGCTGATGGTCAAGGCGGGGCTGAAGGTCCCGGCCCAGCAGGCCGCTGCCAAGCCGGAGGACGACGCCGCCTTCCTGGAGAAGTACGGCTCGATCGTGGTCAAGCCGGCGCGAGGCGAACAGGGCAAGGGCATCACGGTCGATGTCCGTACGCCGGAAGCGGTCGCCAAGGCGGTGGCCGAGGCGCGCAACCATGCGGAGACCGTGCTGCTGGAGCAGTTCTTCCAGGGCGACGACCTGCGGATCATCGTGATCGACTACCGCGTCGTGGCCGCGGCGATCCGCAGGCCGGCCGAGGTGACGGGTACCGGCGAGCACACCGTGCGGGAGCTGATCGAGGCGCAGAGCCGGCGCCGTGCCGCCGCGACCGGCGGCGAGAGCCGCATCCCCATGGATGCCGAGACGGAGCGATGCGTCACCGCCAACGGCTTCTCCATGACCGACGTGCTGCCGGAAGGGCAGGTCCTGCCGGTCCGCAAGACCGCCAACCTTCACACCGGCGGCACTATTCACGACGTCACGGACCGCCTGCACAGGACGTTGGTGGATGCCGCCATCGCCGGCGCCAAGGCGTTGGATATACCCGTCGTCGGTTTCGATTTCCTCGTGCCGTCGGTGACGGGGCCCGACTATGTCATCATTGAGGCAAATGAACGTCCCGGCCTTGCCAATCATGAACCGCAGCCCACGGCCGAACGTTTTGTTGACCTTCTCTTCCCCAATACTAGGCTTCTGTCAAACGGATAAAGGCCGTGACACGACGAGTCCAGCGTCAGGGTGATCGCCGGGGCGGCGGTTGTCGGTTCGAGCGCGGCGGCATCGCGCAGCGCCTCACCGAGCTTCAGGGTGCGGCCGCGCATGCTTTTGTGGCTGATGCCGCTATCGACCGGCAGAAGGTGCCCGAGCACGCCAGCCGCGACCCGCTAAGGCATGAGGGCGGACAAGCGGGCCTGGAGCTGATCGAGTTCGGGCGCCGATCGGCAGCGCACTGGCCAGCCGACAGCGGCCTCCATCGTGCCGCAGCCGGCGCAGCGGAAGCGGGGCAGACGGACGGTGACCTGACCGAACAGGGTAGCGATCTGGCGCGGGCGGTAATTCTTGATGCGACAGGGCTATGCCCAAAAACGCGATGTCGCCGGGACCACTTCGACTCACGATCTCTGTTTTGTTGTGGTCGCTTTGCATTCTTTTCGTGTGCACCGGAAGTGCGGAAGAACCCGAAATATGCAGCATGCTGTCCGGTTGTTTGCGCCGCAGCATGGTTCGGCCACGAGGTTTCACCCTCTACAATAGCGGCCCGCGGAGCTGCTCTCTTTCCGGCACGATGGCGCAATTATTGCATGTTTTGACTTGGCGACCTGACCAGGAAACTGTGGGGAACGAGGAAGGTGAGGCCGATGACGGCAGCGTACGGCACCCATGCGCCCGATCCCGAGCGCCTACGGCTCAAGGAACAGGCACAAGGCTTGCGCGATTGGCAGCTCTGGGGTCCTTACCTTAGCGACCGCCAGTGGGGCACGGTGCGAGAGGACTACAGCGCGGACGGCGAAGCCTGGAACCACGTAACCTATGAGGATGCCAAATCGCGGGCCTACCGGTGGGGCGAGGACGGGCTGGCGGGTTTGTCGGATTCGACCCAGCGCCTGTGCCTGGCGCTGGGACTGTGGAACGGCGCCGATCCGTTGCTGAAGGAGCGGCTATTTGGCCTGTCCGGCCCGGAAGGCAGTCACGGCGAGGACGTCAAGGAACTGTACTGGCACCTGGACGCCGTACCGAGCCACGCCTACCTGCGCATGCTCTACAAGTACCCGCAGCGGGCTTTCCCCTACGAGGAGCTGCGCGCGGCGAACCGGGGCCGTCCCCGGCCGGAGGGCGAGTTCGAGCTGCTGGATACCGGAATCCTGGACGGCAATCGGTACTTCGACGTCTTCATGGAATATGCCAAGGCCGATGAGGCCGACATCCTGATGCGCGTGACCGTGCACAACTATGGTCCCGAGCCTGCCCGGCTGCATGTGCTGCCCCAGCTCTGGTTCGCTAACCACTGGTCCTGGCGGCAGGGCCATCCCAAGCCCTCAATGGCGCTGGACGGGTGGCAATGCGTGGCGGCGGAGCACAGGATGCTGGGCCGCTACACCTTCCATGTGGAGGACGCCGCCGAGTTGCTGTTCTGCGAGAACGAGACCAACCCGCACGCCTTCGGCCTGCCGCCCGGGGAAGGCGTGTTCAAGGACGGGCTGCACGACAGGATTGTCGGCGGCTGGAGAGACGCCGTGCGCCGCGACGGCCCGGCGACCAAGGTCGGCGCTTGGCACGTCCGCACGGTCGAGCCCGGCGGGACCTGGGTGGTGCGCGCCCGGCTAGTCCGCGGCCAGCCGATCCTGCCGCCCTTCACAGGCTTCGACGCGCTGGTCGACCTGCGCCGGTCGGAAGCGGACCGGTTCTACGAGCCTATCCAGCGCGACCTGCAAGGCGACGACGCCCGGTCGGTGCAGCGGCAGGCCTTCGCCGGCATGAT is a window from the Skermanella sp. TT6 genome containing:
- a CDS encoding N-acetylglutaminylglutamine amidotransferase, giving the protein MCGICGEIRLDRSAADGRAVNAMADVLAPRGPDSAGAFAQGRVAFGHRRLKIIDLSDAAQQPMVDPALGLTIVFNGCIYNYPELRAQLEGEGYRFFSHGDTEVMLKAYHAWGPRFVDKLYGMFAFAIWERESGRVVMGRDRLGIKPLYLAETPGMIRFASTLPALVAAGGIDTDIDPVALHHYMSFHAVVPAPMTILKGVRKLPPATLLTIEPDGTKREEVYWTVKFGPQAGDGSLSESDWQDLVLETLRKAVERRLVSDVPVGVLLSGGLDSSIIVALLAEAGQHGLQTFSIGFETVGNERGDEFQYSDIIAKRFETDHHKLFVDSSRTLPELQNCVCAMAEPMVSHDAIGFYLLSQEVAKHVKVVQSGQGADEIFGGYHWYPPMMESRDPVADYARVFFDRDQAEMAQVLDPRMLGDDYSRAFVERHFAQPGADRPIDKAMRLDTNVMLVDDPVKRVDNMTMAWGLEGRVPFLDHDLVELAARVPPELKIAEGGKYVLKEAGRRVVPSEVIDRPKGYFPMPALKYLRGPYLDLVRDVLNEPRARERGLFQRDYVDRLLAEPDSHITPLRGSKLWQVALLEFWLQTHGI
- the ngg gene encoding N-acetylglutaminylglutamine synthetase — protein: MTQPPNPRSQHRLERRNAPSLRNWYSRDQHHPDQTGYEENATVDCGWGRLLFAHTFPDLPELAGALREETQGRRDIALYLRDPHVALSLAPQELFLDPSHTYRLWLENYRPSRRRPRGFTVRRLRTVEDAEAINRIYASRNMVQVPPHFFHDKRNSRVLTYFVAVDQATGNVIGSVTGVDHGRAFNDPENGSSLWCLAVDPQASFPGIGENLVRTLAEHFQARGRSFMDLSVMHDNVNAIALYEKLGFQRVPVFALKTKNSINEKLYVGPPPDETLNPYAMIIINEARRRGIGVEVVDAEGGYFTLSYGGRSITCRESLSELTTAVAMSRCDDKAVTRRLMVKAGLKVPAQQAAAKPEDDAAFLEKYGSIVVKPARGEQGKGITVDVRTPEAVAKAVAEARNHAETVLLEQFFQGDDLRIIVIDYRVVAAAIRRPAEVTGTGEHTVRELIEAQSRRRAAATGGESRIPMDAETERCVTANGFSMTDVLPEGQVLPVRKTANLHTGGTIHDVTDRLHRTLVDAAIAGAKALDIPVVGFDFLVPSVTGPDYVIIEANERPGLANHEPQPTAERFVDLLFPNTRLLSNG